Proteins from a genomic interval of Paenibacillus lentus:
- a CDS encoding nucleoside triphosphate pyrophosphohydrolase family protein, protein MNVNEYQIAAMRTASSLESKDLILNGVLGLCGETGEVSDHIKKHMYQGHELNKQKLIGELGDVCWYIAILAQGLGVDLESVLKRNIQKLQSRYPAGFDSQKSIHRKD, encoded by the coding sequence ATGAATGTAAATGAATATCAAATAGCTGCTATGCGAACCGCAAGCAGCTTAGAATCAAAGGACTTAATTCTAAACGGTGTACTTGGTTTGTGCGGTGAAACAGGTGAAGTTTCAGACCATATTAAAAAGCACATGTACCAAGGACATGAATTGAACAAGCAAAAGCTTATTGGTGAATTAGGTGATGTTTGTTGGTATATTGCAATCTTGGCGCAAGGGTTAGGTGTTGACTTGGAAAGTGTTCTGAAACGTAATATTCAAAAACTTCAATCCAGGTATCCAGCAGGTTTTGATTCTCAAAAGTCTATTCACAGGAAGGATTGA
- a CDS encoding DUF1599 domain-containing protein encodes MNKVQLHSEICSKLNEVYEKKNHDYGDSFAKLRNELPNAILLRIYDKYSRLKNLMQGAEQKVADESIDDTLMDLANYCIMELVERKIEHECK; translated from the coding sequence ATGAATAAAGTTCAACTTCATTCTGAAATTTGTTCTAAGTTGAATGAAGTATATGAAAAGAAGAATCATGATTATGGTGATTCGTTTGCGAAGCTTAGAAATGAGCTTCCGAACGCAATCCTGCTTAGGATTTACGATAAGTACAGTCGATTGAAAAACCTAATGCAAGGTGCTGAACAAAAGGTTGCGGATGAAAGCATTGATGATACCCTAATGGATTTAGCTAATTACTGCATTATGGAACTTGTAGAAAGGAAGATTGAACATGAATGTAAATGA
- a CDS encoding phage/plasmid primase, P4 family, translated as MFFKGYVETKNKKCIEKFKGRNDLKSYEQVQSLSEFAGILDADTILIDIDDFEQSEKLFRIVQDKNLRCRVYETTRGKHFLFKNKGVDTNRTKANLAIGLTADIKIGKRNSYSILKFEGKERKIIYDSAENEEAQDLPKWLLPIKTSTDFLDMDAGDGRNQALFNYILTLQSNDFEVEEARETIRIINNYILKEPLSEDEVEMVLRDDAFSKPVFFKGSTFLFDKFAMFLKNNHHIKRINNQLHLYKDGIYISGLSEIEAEMIKHIPQLNRAKRAEVLAYLDILIRENTPATEANWIAFRNGLLNVYDDTFIPFSHEHVITNKIDWDYNPNAYDELTDKTLDKISCNDTQIRMLLEEMVGYTMFRRNELGKAFILTGSGSNGKSTFLNMLKTMLGRRNVSVLDLKKLNDRFSTVMLFGKLANIGDDISDEFITDAADFKKIVTGETIDAEQKGQPKFEFEPYVKLLFSANNIPRIGKGRDSAAILRRLIIVPFNAKFSSSDPDYVPFIGDKLKSQEAIEYFIQLGIKALKRVLIDRKFTESEQVQKELEEFEENNNPILGFFKEIGKEEIENEPTNEVYKRYTVYCAENGLQPISQIGFSKQVVANFGFMVVDKKIDGRKRRIFSSK; from the coding sequence ATGTTCTTCAAGGGATATGTCGAAACCAAAAATAAAAAGTGCATTGAAAAATTCAAAGGCAGAAATGATTTGAAATCCTATGAACAAGTTCAATCACTATCCGAATTTGCAGGTATTTTAGACGCTGACACTATATTGATTGATATTGATGATTTTGAACAAAGTGAAAAACTGTTCAGAATTGTTCAGGATAAGAATTTAAGATGTAGGGTTTATGAAACCACTAGGGGAAAACACTTTTTATTCAAAAATAAAGGCGTTGATACCAACCGAACAAAAGCCAATCTTGCAATTGGATTGACCGCTGATATTAAGATTGGAAAGCGAAATTCGTATTCCATTCTGAAGTTTGAAGGTAAGGAACGGAAAATAATTTATGATTCAGCGGAAAATGAAGAAGCGCAAGACCTCCCTAAGTGGCTGCTTCCAATCAAGACCAGCACAGACTTTCTTGACATGGATGCTGGCGATGGTAGAAACCAAGCTTTATTCAACTACATTCTAACCTTACAGTCGAATGATTTTGAAGTTGAAGAAGCCAGGGAAACCATCAGAATCATAAACAACTATATCCTGAAAGAACCTTTATCTGAAGATGAAGTTGAAATGGTACTTAGGGATGATGCCTTTTCAAAGCCTGTTTTTTTCAAAGGAAGCACTTTTTTATTCGACAAATTCGCAATGTTCTTGAAGAACAATCATCACATCAAACGAATTAATAATCAATTGCATTTATACAAAGATGGAATTTATATCAGCGGGCTTTCTGAAATTGAAGCTGAAATGATTAAACACATACCTCAACTGAACAGAGCGAAAAGGGCAGAAGTCCTTGCTTATCTTGACATATTAATTCGTGAAAACACACCTGCAACAGAAGCAAACTGGATTGCTTTCCGAAATGGACTACTGAACGTTTATGATGATACCTTTATACCTTTTTCACATGAACATGTGATTACCAACAAAATTGATTGGGACTATAACCCGAACGCTTACGATGAATTGACTGATAAAACATTAGACAAGATTTCTTGTAACGATACGCAAATCAGAATGCTACTTGAAGAAATGGTTGGTTACACGATGTTCAGAAGAAATGAATTAGGTAAAGCCTTCATTCTTACTGGTTCAGGTTCAAACGGTAAATCAACATTTTTGAACATGTTGAAAACGATGCTTGGAAGAAGAAATGTTTCCGTCCTAGACTTGAAGAAGCTGAACGATAGATTTTCAACTGTTATGTTATTCGGTAAGCTGGCGAACATCGGGGATGACATTTCTGATGAATTCATTACTGATGCAGCGGACTTCAAAAAAATTGTTACTGGCGAAACCATTGATGCGGAACAAAAAGGACAACCGAAATTTGAATTTGAACCATATGTTAAACTGCTGTTTTCAGCCAACAACATTCCACGAATCGGAAAAGGTAGGGATTCGGCGGCCATATTGAGAAGGCTAATCATAGTTCCGTTCAATGCAAAATTTAGCAGTAGCGACCCTGACTATGTTCCTTTTATCGGTGACAAGTTGAAATCACAGGAAGCAATTGAATACTTCATTCAGCTTGGAATCAAGGCGTTGAAAAGGGTTCTAATTGATAGGAAATTCACCGAATCAGAACAGGTTCAAAAAGAACTTGAAGAGTTTGAAGAAAATAATAACCCTATTCTTGGCTTCTTCAAAGAAATCGGTAAAGAAGAAATTGAAAATGAACCAACGAATGAAGTTTACAAAAGGTACACAGTTTATTGTGCTGAAAACGGTCTTCAACCTATATCACAAATCGGTTTTTCAAAACAAGTCGTTGCTAACTTTGGATTTATGGTTGTTGATAAAAAAATTGACGGTAGAAAAAGAAGAATATTTTCTAGTAAATAA
- a CDS encoding DUF669 domain-containing protein: MANIWDKFDEAIDTQGLAEDVKEAAENGAGSFKEVPHGDYEVEVNKMELVSSKKGDPMVSIWFKVVSGDFKGSLIFFNQVITQGFQIHIVNELLRSMDTEIDIKFETYKQYGNLLMDVFEAIDGNLEFALKYAKGKKDFSTYEITEVFEVE; encoded by the coding sequence ATGGCAAATATTTGGGATAAGTTCGATGAAGCGATTGATACGCAAGGTTTGGCGGAAGACGTTAAGGAAGCAGCAGAAAACGGTGCTGGTTCGTTCAAGGAAGTTCCTCACGGTGATTATGAAGTTGAAGTGAATAAGATGGAACTGGTTTCTTCCAAGAAAGGTGATCCAATGGTCTCCATTTGGTTCAAAGTAGTAAGCGGCGATTTCAAAGGCAGCTTGATTTTCTTCAATCAGGTCATCACGCAAGGATTCCAAATTCACATTGTAAATGAATTGCTTCGATCGATGGATACCGAAATTGACATTAAATTTGAAACATATAAGCAATATGGCAATCTGCTGATGGATGTTTTTGAAGCGATTGACGGCAATCTTGAATTTGCATTGAAATACGCCAAAGGCAAGAAGGATTTCAGCACCTATGAAATCACAGAAGTATTTGAAGTAGAATAA
- a CDS encoding AAA family ATPase: protein MQASHSRIELYERCSFRYRLRYIDDLLTLPPDNADHPLIIGQAVHTGIERDVKTAIQEYYMSYPVITDRHIEEAMKLEKVIPKAKALIPEGEYEVKIDNEHFVGYIDLLAPATAFERGVEIPNQYDLYDFKYSNNVSNYKKSKQLHLYKYFWEKANPGKFIRNMYFLFVPKTSIRQKKTEDLHQFRKRIESELDKLEPNLVQIEYDPSQVIEFMLDVKNVLEASEFPKNESFLCNYCEYQDYCLKGWDYMLLPKNERRNIEKIEKKVVWMYGSPFSGKTWFANQFPDPLMLNTDGNIKFVDAPFIPIKDQVSVEGRMTKRKLAWVIFKEVIEELEKKQNDFKTIIVDLLEDTYEHCRLYMYDQMGITHESDDSFRAWDKVRTEFLSTLKKLMALDYENIILISHEDTSKDITKKGGDKITAIKPNLQEKTANKVAGMVDIVARVISDGEIRTLSFKTNEVIFGGGRLTASTNEIQLEYAAFLEVYEEANKNAVAKLKGEEVTKPSDKATEGRRTRGKVNAAPESEETPVTEKSASDDASEPEVDAESEKHDVEEEKQEEPKTRTRSRKPKEKEEGSDESEQAEQTEQTEAPKTRTRRKRGE, encoded by the coding sequence TTGCAAGCATCACATTCAAGAATTGAACTCTATGAAAGATGTTCATTCAGGTACAGGTTGCGATATATTGATGACCTATTAACCTTGCCGCCTGATAACGCTGACCATCCTTTGATTATTGGTCAAGCAGTTCACACGGGAATTGAAAGAGACGTTAAAACGGCAATTCAGGAGTATTACATGTCATATCCTGTCATCACAGACAGGCACATTGAAGAAGCAATGAAATTGGAAAAGGTAATTCCCAAGGCCAAGGCGTTAATTCCTGAAGGTGAATATGAAGTCAAAATTGATAATGAACATTTCGTTGGATACATTGACCTTCTTGCCCCTGCAACTGCTTTTGAACGGGGCGTTGAAATACCGAATCAATATGATTTGTACGATTTCAAGTATTCCAACAACGTTTCTAATTACAAGAAGTCGAAGCAGCTTCATTTGTACAAATACTTTTGGGAAAAAGCGAATCCTGGGAAGTTCATCCGAAACATGTATTTCCTATTCGTTCCCAAAACGAGCATTCGACAAAAGAAGACTGAAGACTTACATCAGTTTAGGAAAAGGATTGAATCTGAACTTGATAAGCTTGAACCGAATTTAGTTCAAATTGAATATGACCCGTCACAGGTAATTGAATTCATGCTTGATGTAAAGAACGTACTGGAAGCTTCTGAATTTCCGAAAAATGAAAGTTTCCTTTGTAATTATTGCGAATATCAAGATTATTGTTTGAAAGGATGGGACTACATGTTATTGCCCAAAAACGAGAGAAGGAACATTGAAAAGATTGAAAAAAAGGTTGTTTGGATGTACGGTTCACCATTCAGCGGAAAGACGTGGTTTGCAAATCAATTCCCTGACCCGCTGATGTTAAACACTGACGGTAACATCAAGTTTGTTGACGCTCCATTCATCCCTATCAAAGACCAGGTAAGTGTTGAAGGTAGAATGACCAAACGAAAACTTGCTTGGGTGATTTTCAAGGAAGTCATTGAGGAACTGGAAAAGAAGCAAAATGATTTCAAAACCATCATTGTTGATTTGCTGGAAGACACATATGAGCATTGCCGCCTATACATGTATGACCAAATGGGGATTACACATGAATCGGATGACAGCTTCAGGGCTTGGGATAAGGTGCGAACTGAATTCCTTTCCACTTTGAAGAAGCTTATGGCGCTGGACTATGAAAATATCATTTTGATTTCTCATGAGGACACAAGTAAGGATATTACCAAAAAAGGCGGTGACAAAATCACAGCCATCAAACCGAATTTGCAGGAAAAAACAGCAAACAAGGTCGCAGGGATGGTTGATATTGTTGCCAGGGTGATTTCTGATGGTGAAATCAGAACACTTTCTTTCAAAACCAATGAAGTTATTTTTGGCGGTGGAAGATTGACAGCTTCAACAAATGAAATTCAGCTTGAATATGCTGCCTTCCTTGAAGTGTATGAAGAAGCAAACAAAAACGCAGTTGCAAAGCTGAAGGGTGAAGAAGTAACCAAGCCTTCAGATAAGGCGACAGAGGGCAGGAGAACAAGAGGTAAGGTAAATGCTGCACCTGAATCAGAAGAAACACCAGTAACCGAAAAATCAGCGTCTGACGATGCTTCTGAACCTGAAGTTGATGCCGAATCTGAAAAGCATGATGTTGAGGAAGAAAAGCAGGAGGAACCGAAGACCAGAACACGTTCCCGAAAGCCTAAAGAGAAAGAAGAAGGTTCTGATGAATCTGAACAAGCAGAGCAAACGGAACAGACTGAAGCACCTAAGACAAGAACTAGAAGAAAACGTGGTGAATAA
- a CDS encoding VRR-NUC domain-containing protein has protein sequence MASEKLFEKKVEKHLHAIGVYQAGTPSHRMETDQIGWFTKIWGGGYQKSGIPDLLCCVNGFFVSVELKASKGRPSDLQKMNTARINRSNGIGIVLYPEGFENFKELMKKVITCKHHIQELNSMKDVHSGTGCDILMTY, from the coding sequence ATGGCATCCGAAAAACTATTTGAAAAAAAGGTTGAAAAGCACTTGCATGCAATCGGTGTTTATCAAGCTGGCACACCATCACACCGCATGGAAACAGATCAAATTGGCTGGTTTACAAAAATATGGGGTGGCGGTTATCAGAAAAGTGGTATTCCTGATTTGCTGTGTTGCGTGAATGGATTCTTCGTTTCAGTTGAATTGAAAGCTTCCAAGGGAAGACCTTCTGACCTCCAGAAGATGAATACAGCAAGAATTAATAGGTCAAATGGTATTGGAATTGTTCTTTATCCAGAAGGCTTTGAAAACTTCAAGGAATTAATGAAGAAGGTGATAACTTGCAAGCATCACATTCAAGAATTGAACTCTATGAAAGATGTTCATTCAGGTACAGGTTGCGATATATTGATGACCTATTAA
- a CDS encoding HNH endonuclease — protein MPKVVWYEITEHPNYEINRMGEVRSKKTGKPLKPYDDGTGYLRVKLNGENCRLHILVAKQFVPNPDNKPIVNHKRGIKHDCRASQLEWVTQSENVKHAWSIGLYKRKKVKHGIRKTI, from the coding sequence ATGCCCAAAGTGGTTTGGTACGAAATAACCGAACATCCCAATTATGAAATTAATCGGATGGGTGAAGTTCGTTCCAAGAAAACAGGCAAGCCGCTGAAACCATACGATGATGGTACTGGTTATTTACGGGTGAAATTAAATGGCGAGAATTGCAGACTTCATATATTGGTGGCTAAGCAATTTGTTCCTAATCCTGACAATAAGCCTATAGTCAATCACAAAAGAGGAATCAAGCACGATTGCAGGGCTTCACAGCTTGAATGGGTTACACAGTCCGAAAATGTCAAACACGCTTGGAGTATCGGACTTTACAAAAGAAAGAAGGTGAAACATGGCATCCGAAAAACTATTTGA
- a CDS encoding DEAD/DEAH box helicase, which yields MKINLFKHQEQALSQTEQFNRVAYYLDMGLGKTFVGSEKMNQLACAMNLLVCQKSKIDDWIEHFQNHYRLTIRDLTNKTDLEDFIRWNEKFKNADAPLIVGIINYDLLFRRKELLDLRHFTLMLDESSMIQNEKAKRTKFILEMQPDNVILLSGTPTSGKYENLYSQAQLLGWKVSKKVFNSQYINWIKVDIGGFPQWIVDDTEPYKNVERLKAKLRQHGAIFMKTEECFELPEQIMIPVMVKTSREYKQFQKKCIVKVKGTNWIEDPAESDFYGTAYKLEDIELIGDTTLTKRLYSRQLCGHYNKEKLQAFADLACSTQDRLIVFYNYTAELDALKKIAESLNKPISEVSGQVKDLCSYENEENSITFIQYQAGAMGLNLQKANKIIYFTLTDKSELFEQSKKRIHRIGQTNTCFYYLMLCEGSVEEDILRTLEMRKDYTDELFEEYEREA from the coding sequence ATGAAAATTAATTTATTCAAGCACCAAGAACAGGCGTTGAGCCAAACTGAACAATTCAACAGGGTTGCTTACTACCTTGATATGGGACTTGGAAAAACATTCGTTGGTTCCGAAAAGATGAATCAACTAGCGTGTGCAATGAATCTCTTAGTGTGTCAAAAATCAAAGATTGATGACTGGATTGAACACTTTCAGAATCACTATCGGTTAACTATTAGGGATTTAACTAACAAGACAGATTTAGAAGATTTTATCAGATGGAATGAAAAATTTAAGAACGCAGACGCACCATTAATTGTTGGCATAATCAACTATGATTTGCTGTTCAGAAGAAAGGAATTACTTGACCTAAGACATTTCACATTGATGTTGGATGAAAGTTCAATGATTCAGAATGAAAAGGCTAAGCGAACCAAATTCATTCTTGAAATGCAACCTGATAATGTGATTTTGCTTTCTGGAACGCCGACTTCGGGTAAGTACGAAAATTTGTATTCACAAGCGCAGCTTTTAGGCTGGAAGGTGAGCAAGAAGGTTTTCAACTCGCAATATATCAACTGGATAAAGGTTGACATAGGCGGTTTCCCTCAATGGATTGTCGATGATACCGAACCCTATAAGAACGTTGAGAGATTGAAAGCCAAGCTTAGGCAACATGGTGCAATCTTCATGAAAACTGAAGAATGTTTTGAACTTCCTGAACAAATCATGATTCCGGTCATGGTTAAGACAAGCAGGGAATACAAGCAATTTCAAAAGAAGTGCATTGTCAAAGTCAAGGGAACCAATTGGATTGAAGACCCCGCTGAATCTGATTTCTACGGGACAGCTTATAAATTGGAAGACATTGAACTTATCGGTGACACTACTTTAACCAAAAGGCTGTATTCGAGACAATTGTGCGGTCATTACAACAAAGAGAAATTACAAGCTTTCGCTGATTTAGCTTGCAGTACTCAGGATAGGTTGATTGTGTTCTACAACTACACAGCCGAACTTGACGCTTTGAAAAAGATTGCAGAATCACTGAATAAGCCTATTTCAGAAGTAAGCGGACAAGTGAAAGACCTTTGCAGCTATGAGAATGAGGAAAACAGCATTACGTTCATTCAATACCAGGCTGGCGCGATGGGGCTAAATCTTCAGAAGGCAAACAAAATCATTTACTTCACATTAACTGACAAAAGTGAACTCTTTGAACAGTCCAAAAAACGGATTCACAGAATCGGTCAAACCAACACTTGCTTTTATTACCTAATGCTTTGTGAAGGAAGTGTTGAAGAAGACATATTGCGAACCCTGGAAATGAGAAAGGACTATACGGATGAATTGTTTGAAGAATACGAAAGGGAAGCTTAA
- a CDS encoding helix-turn-helix domain-containing protein, whose translation MNFAERLKSIMEEKNMSQTELSDLTGIGKSSISQYLSGKNEPNQKRIEKFADALNCSTAYLNGITTCSDPTDNPNGLKNIPVAEAAKRLGKSKQFIRVGLQKQILPFGVAVQLSSKFSYHISPKLLDDYIGK comes from the coding sequence ATGAATTTTGCAGAACGCTTGAAATCAATTATGGAAGAAAAGAACATGTCACAAACTGAACTTTCGGACTTGACCGGAATTGGTAAGTCATCCATCAGTCAATACTTGTCGGGTAAAAATGAACCAAATCAGAAGAGAATTGAAAAATTTGCTGATGCTCTTAACTGCTCAACTGCTTATCTGAATGGGATTACAACTTGTAGTGACCCGACAGATAACCCGAATGGACTGAAAAACATTCCAGTAGCCGAAGCAGCAAAGAGACTTGGGAAGTCAAAACAATTCATTAGGGTAGGACTTCAAAAACAAATCCTTCCGTTTGGTGTAGCAGTTCAATTGTCTTCCAAATTCAGCTATCACATTTCACCAAAGCTGCTTGATGATTACATTGGCAAATGA
- a CDS encoding helix-turn-helix domain-containing protein — protein METVQSVERKFLKAADVAQILQVSETTAYRIIRKLNDELKKQGKIIVAGKISRKYFEEKVYL, from the coding sequence ATGGAAACCGTTCAATCTGTTGAAAGAAAATTTCTAAAAGCCGCTGATGTTGCTCAAATATTGCAAGTATCTGAAACAACGGCTTACAGGATAATCAGGAAACTGAATGATGAATTAAAGAAACAAGGAAAAATCATAGTTGCTGGAAAGATTTCAAGAAAATATTTTGAAGAAAAAGTCTATCTATGA
- a CDS encoding SprT-like domain-containing protein — protein MGNQNSLQVVIGKLEELFNVFNKQFFNNELQKPVITVSPDTTAGAYGWCTSWKAWKDDEDSDGYYEINMCAEHLNRPFEETCETLIHEMVHLLNLQNDVQDTSRSGTYHNKKFKVTAEQHGLIVEKDERYGWAFTRLNDEALKFVLSLDGQGFGLYRSKIPKVKTSSGSSSSRKYVCPSCGTIIRATKEVHVKCGDCEVEFEEEF, from the coding sequence ATGGGAAACCAAAACAGCTTGCAAGTAGTCATTGGAAAGCTTGAAGAATTGTTCAACGTGTTCAACAAACAATTCTTCAACAACGAACTTCAGAAGCCAGTTATAACGGTTTCACCAGATACTACAGCAGGGGCTTACGGTTGGTGTACATCTTGGAAAGCCTGGAAGGATGATGAAGATTCAGATGGTTATTACGAAATCAACATGTGTGCTGAACATCTGAACAGGCCATTTGAAGAAACGTGTGAAACCCTGATTCATGAAATGGTGCATCTTCTTAATCTTCAAAACGATGTACAGGACACTTCCAGAAGCGGAACCTACCACAATAAAAAGTTCAAGGTTACTGCTGAACAACATGGGCTGATTGTTGAGAAGGATGAAAGATATGGTTGGGCATTTACTCGCTTGAATGATGAAGCTTTGAAATTTGTCCTATCCCTTGATGGTCAAGGTTTCGGGCTTTATAGAAGCAAAATACCAAAAGTTAAAACGTCCAGTGGTTCTTCTTCATCAAGAAAATATGTATGCCCATCATGCGGAACGATTATCAGGGCTACCAAGGAAGTACATGTCAAGTGCGGTGATTGTGAAGTTGAATTTGAAGAAGAATTTTAA
- a CDS encoding helix-turn-helix domain-containing protein, whose amino-acid sequence MYETFAKLLKERNVTAYKVAKETGIAQSTLSDWKNGRSTPKLDKLQKIADYFSVSLEFLLKEQSN is encoded by the coding sequence ATGTATGAGACGTTTGCCAAATTGCTTAAAGAAAGAAACGTAACAGCATACAAAGTCGCAAAAGAAACTGGCATTGCACAGTCAACGCTTAGCGATTGGAAAAACGGTCGAAGTACACCAAAACTTGATAAGCTTCAAAAAATCGCTGATTACTTCAGTGTAAGCTTGGAATTTTTGTTGAAAGAGCAATCGAATTAA
- a CDS encoding LexA family transcriptional regulator: protein MYERYEKLLNERNITNYRVSKDTGVTQTTLSDWKKGKITPKTDTLQKIADYFNVSLDYLTGNSDYERWEEKFNQNGVLREDVLKYEAGIKIPVLGKVAAGIPIEAIQDIEEYEEIPESMARTGEFFALRIKGDSMEPKFSDGDVVIVRKQDDLISGEIGVVIVNGQDATVKKVVKQENGILLIATNQAVYPPKFYDKAEMKSSPVRILGKVVELRAKF, encoded by the coding sequence ATGTATGAGCGTTACGAAAAGCTTTTAAATGAAAGGAACATTACCAATTATCGAGTTTCAAAAGACACTGGGGTAACCCAAACAACACTTAGCGACTGGAAGAAGGGAAAAATAACCCCTAAAACCGATACACTTCAAAAAATCGCTGATTACTTCAATGTGTCACTTGATTATTTAACTGGAAACTCGGATTATGAGCGTTGGGAAGAAAAGTTCAACCAGAATGGTGTATTGCGTGAAGATGTTTTGAAATATGAAGCAGGAATTAAGATTCCTGTATTGGGGAAGGTTGCTGCTGGAATTCCAATTGAAGCTATTCAGGACATAGAGGAATACGAAGAAATTCCTGAATCAATGGCGAGAACAGGGGAATTCTTTGCCCTACGAATTAAAGGTGATAGTATGGAACCAAAATTTTCTGATGGGGATGTTGTTATTGTCCGCAAGCAAGATGACCTTATTTCAGGTGAAATTGGCGTTGTTATCGTAAATGGTCAAGATGCTACAGTTAAAAAAGTGGTCAAACAGGAAAACGGAATATTATTGATTGCAACTAACCAGGCAGTTTATCCACCAAAGTTTTATGACAAAGCTGAAATGAAGTCTTCACCAGTAAGGATTTTAGGTAAGGTTGTTGAGCTAAGAGCAAAGTTCTAG